The proteins below are encoded in one region of Vulpes lagopus strain Blue_001 chromosome 10, ASM1834538v1, whole genome shotgun sequence:
- the LOC121500169 gene encoding 28S ribosomal protein S36, mitochondrial — protein MMGSKMASASRVVQVVKPHTPLIRFPDRRDNPKPNVSEVLRSAGLPSHSSSISQHSKGSKSPDLLMHHGPPDTAEIIKTLPQKYRRKLVSQEEIEFIQRGGPE, from the coding sequence ATGATGGGCAGCAAGATGGCGTCCGCCAGCCGGGTCGTTCAGGTAGTCAAGCCACATACACCATTAATAAGGTTCCCTGACAGAAGAGACAATCCTAAACCTAATGTATCAGAAGTTTTGAGATCAGCAGGACTACCATCTCATTCTTCTTCAATTTCACAGCATTCTAAGGGAAGTAAATCACCCGATTTGCTGATGCATCATGGTCCACCAGATACTGCAGAAATCATAAAAACATTACCTCAGAAATACAGAAGGAAACTTGTGTCTCaagaagaaattgaatttatcCAACGTGGAGGTCCGGAATAA